From Isachenkonia alkalipeptolytica:
GAGCATTCTCCATGCGGAAAAACACGGCAACGACGTGGTAATCATCGATACCGCCGGACGACTCCACATTGACGCAAACTTAATGGACGAGTTAAAGGAAATCGATCAGGGAGTAAACCCCCATGAAAAACTGTTGGTACTGGATTCCATGACGGGACAGGACGCGGTGAACGTTGCGAAGGAATTTAATGAAACCATAGAAATTAACGGTGTGATTCTGACAAAGCTTGATGGAGATACCCGGGGAGGCGCCGCCCTATCCATACGGGCCGTCACCGACAAGCCCATAAAATTTGTAGGAATGGGAGAAAAACTCGACGAGTTGGAAGCCTTTCACCCTGACCGTATGGCCTCAAGAATTCTCGGCATGGGAGATATGCTTAGCCTGATTGAAAAGGCGGAGTCCTCCTTTGATCAGAAAAAGGCTAGGGAAATGGAAGAAAAACTGCGGTCCCAACAGTTTACCTTTGATGATTTTCTGGATCAGCTGGAGCAGATTCGAAACATGGGACCCATCGGGGATATGCTTAATATGCTTCCCGGAGTGCCCAGTAAACAAATGAAAAACTTAAATGTGGATGAAAAAGAGCTCAATCACATTCAAGCGATTATACAGTCCATGACCAAGGACGAACGAACCAACCCCGGTATCATTAACGGCAGTAGAAGAAAACGCATCGCCGC
This genomic window contains:
- the ffh gene encoding signal recognition particle protein translates to MIFEGLAEKLQNTFSKLKGKGKLDEKDVNAAMREVKMALLEADVNFKVVKDFISRVKERAVGDEVLESLTPGQHVIKIVKDELTHLMGETQSKINFSNKPPTVIMMAGLQGAGKTTTCGKLAKLLKKEGKRPLLVAGDIYRPAAINQLEVVGKQVEVPVFSMGDKEKPVNIAKESILHAEKHGNDVVIIDTAGRLHIDANLMDELKEIDQGVNPHEKLLVLDSMTGQDAVNVAKEFNETIEINGVILTKLDGDTRGGAALSIRAVTDKPIKFVGMGEKLDELEAFHPDRMASRILGMGDMLSLIEKAESSFDQKKAREMEEKLRSQQFTFDDFLDQLEQIRNMGPIGDMLNMLPGVPSKQMKNLNVDEKELNHIQAIIQSMTKDERTNPGIINGSRRKRIAAGSGTSVQQVNKLIKQFEQTRKMMKQFSGSGMDKLKKKGGKMNMPFFG